In a genomic window of Tissierella sp. Yu-01:
- a CDS encoding arsenate reductase family protein, with protein MKYTFICYPKCTTCKKAKDWLDKNNIEYDERNIKENNPNENELTEWIKKSDYPIKKFFNTSGTLYRELKVKEKLPNLSEEEQIKLLATDGMLVKRPILVGDNNVLVGFKEDEWKAINSGR; from the coding sequence ATGAAATATACTTTTATTTGTTACCCTAAATGTACAACATGTAAAAAGGCCAAAGATTGGCTAGATAAAAACAATATAGAATATGACGAAAGAAATATAAAAGAAAATAATCCAAATGAAAATGAATTGACAGAATGGATTAAAAAAAGCGACTATCCAATTAAAAAATTCTTTAATACAAGTGGGACTTTATATAGAGAACTTAAAGTAAAAGAAAAGCTACCAAATTTATCAGAAGAAGAACAGATAAAGCTATTAGCTACAGATGGAATGCTAGTAAAAAGGCCTATTTTAGTTGGAGATAATAACGTATTAGTAGGCTTCAAGGAAGATGAATGGAAAGCCATTAATTCAGGGAGGTAA
- the rlmD gene encoding 23S rRNA (uracil(1939)-C(5))-methyltransferase RlmD, with product MTLNVGDILTGEIIDFTHEGNGVIKIDNFAIFVPNGLIGDKVEIKITELKKNFGLGTIVKYIELSTDRNENEIESVSGEIPLVNYKYEKQLEWKKHKVTMDLLKFAGLSDINVHETIGMISPYRYRNHTQIPVGSKNGEAVLGFYQKGSHDVVDMEGSILQPEVADKILNVIREWINKFKIKPYERRTNKGVLRHVGIRTNHKDEAMVILVTATENLPNANQLINTLTSEVKNVISIYQNINNLKSAPTYGRKYIKLYGEERLVDYIGKFKFNISPNSFFQVNRTQAEVLYNKAIEYLELNEDDEVFDIYCGIGTISLFIADKAKRVYGIESVKAAIDDAKKNSSLNHINNTEFIVGKAEEVFPDLMNKGIKGNKVVIDPPRKGCEKEVLEAIIKLNPERVVYVSCNSATMARDVKYLMENGYRVEEVQPVDMFAHTAHVEVVTLLTRNVS from the coding sequence ATGACTTTAAATGTTGGAGATATATTAACTGGAGAGATAATTGATTTTACTCATGAAGGGAATGGAGTAATTAAAATAGATAACTTTGCAATATTTGTTCCTAATGGGTTAATTGGGGATAAAGTTGAAATTAAGATAACAGAACTGAAGAAAAACTTTGGACTAGGTACTATTGTAAAGTATATTGAGCTATCAACTGATAGAAATGAAAATGAGATAGAGTCTGTAAGTGGAGAAATTCCGCTAGTCAATTATAAATATGAAAAACAACTAGAATGGAAAAAACACAAGGTTACCATGGATCTATTAAAGTTTGCTGGACTTTCTGATATTAATGTACACGAAACAATAGGGATGATATCCCCCTATAGATATAGAAACCATACTCAAATACCAGTTGGAAGTAAGAATGGAGAAGCTGTATTAGGATTTTATCAAAAGGGTAGTCATGATGTTGTTGATATGGAGGGCAGTATATTACAACCAGAAGTTGCTGATAAAATATTAAATGTAATCCGTGAGTGGATTAATAAATTTAAAATAAAACCATATGAAAGAAGGACAAATAAGGGAGTCCTTAGACATGTTGGTATTAGAACCAATCATAAAGATGAAGCTATGGTAATATTAGTAACTGCAACTGAAAATTTACCTAATGCTAACCAATTGATTAATACATTAACATCAGAAGTAAAAAATGTAATAAGCATTTACCAGAATATAAATAATCTAAAGTCTGCTCCTACCTACGGTAGAAAGTATATAAAACTATATGGAGAAGAAAGGTTAGTTGACTACATCGGTAAATTTAAATTCAATATTTCCCCAAATTCATTCTTCCAAGTAAATAGAACCCAAGCAGAAGTTCTTTATAATAAGGCTATAGAATACTTGGAATTAAATGAAGATGATGAAGTCTTTGATATATATTGTGGAATAGGTACCATTTCTTTGTTTATAGCTGATAAAGCAAAGAGAGTATATGGCATTGAATCAGTAAAGGCAGCAATAGATGATGCTAAGAAGAATTCTTCATTAAACCATATAAATAATACTGAATTTATAGTAGGAAAAGCTGAAGAAGTATTTCCAGATTTAATGAATAAAGGTATCAAAGGAAATAAGGTAGTAATAGACCCACCAAGAAAGGGCTGCGAAAAGGAAGTACTAGAAGCAATAATAAAACTAAACCCAGAAAGAGTAGTTTATGTATCATGCAATTCAGCTACTATGGCTAGGGATGTTAAGTATTTGATGGAAAATGGATATAGGGTGGAAGAAGTGCAGCCGGTGGATATGTTTGCGCATACTGCGCACGTTGAAGTCGTAACACTACTTACAAGGAACGTGTCCTGA
- a CDS encoding helix-turn-helix transcriptional regulator gives MIFIFPYRLKQLRENLGLTQEELAKQLNLTQSTIAYYENGRKMPTLENAKIIAQMFNTSLDYLLGICNNQIIEKENIIITLYDKLLEDISNLSPKSQQDLEHFIDFLKFRDMQMENSKK, from the coding sequence GTGATTTTTATATTTCCATATCGTTTAAAACAACTCCGGGAGAATCTCGGTTTAACTCAAGAAGAACTTGCTAAGCAACTTAACTTAACACAAAGTACAATAGCTTACTATGAAAATGGCAGAAAAATGCCTACATTGGAAAATGCAAAGATAATAGCACAAATGTTTAATACTAGTTTAGATTATTTACTTGGTATCTGTAACAATCAAATTATTGAAAAAGAAAATATAATCATCACACTATATGATAAACTTTTAGAGGATATAAGTAATTTATCACCTAAAAGTCAACAGGACTTAGAGCATTTTATAGACTTCTTAAAATTTAGAGATATGCAGATGGAAAATAGTAAAAAATAA
- a CDS encoding transposase, producing the protein MPVSAKQLNFSNISTDFDKFYNQNQANLLDLLNQFINITEFIPFSFYQKYYSHFGRKKIYSLESMLSAFIIKNLLSIPSIDLLISLLHISSEMRSFCGFLKVPDKSQFSRFKSTFFDDLNDLFNILVDFTEDISKKINPFLSSILITDTTGFELYVTENNPKYYQSRLKNSKSYAKLLKKDNPNSTFDVEKYAQNQMPKHAFSNPDAKLSYLNGHFGYFQKCIISTNALGVVRNVNFYDNDNNLQKDLRPQEIKDNYDAKSLIPSLETYFQLHPDFSYKYFLGDSGFDADDNYAYLHEKHIMPIINLNSRNSPDLPQPGFNEVGVPLCPYDSSLPMVYDGITREKGRADRIKYLCPKAKKVNIKGKLSYILSCENPYTKSKCGRIKQITVHHNYRFNSSIPRDSLKWQKLYKLRTIFERSICQIKNFIQIKSSKVRNTTSLKSDVLLACISQLIAFILIFKTKKYDNPLAIKSLIA; encoded by the coding sequence ATGCCAGTTTCAGCTAAACAATTAAACTTCTCAAATATTTCTACTGACTTTGATAAATTTTATAATCAAAATCAAGCTAATTTACTTGATTTATTGAATCAATTTATTAATATTACTGAATTTATACCTTTTTCTTTCTATCAAAAATATTATTCTCATTTTGGAAGAAAGAAGATTTATTCTCTTGAATCTATGTTATCTGCTTTTATTATTAAAAATCTTTTATCTATACCTTCTATCGATCTGTTAATTTCTTTACTACATATATCATCAGAAATGCGTAGTTTCTGTGGTTTTCTTAAAGTTCCAGATAAATCACAGTTTTCTAGGTTTAAATCTACTTTCTTTGATGATTTAAATGATCTATTTAATATTTTAGTTGATTTCACTGAAGATATTTCTAAAAAAATTAATCCTTTTTTATCTTCTATTTTAATTACTGATACTACTGGTTTTGAGCTTTATGTCACTGAGAATAATCCAAAGTATTATCAATCTAGATTAAAGAACTCTAAATCTTATGCTAAATTATTAAAAAAAGATAATCCTAATTCAACTTTTGATGTTGAAAAATATGCTCAGAATCAAATGCCTAAACATGCTTTTTCTAACCCGGATGCAAAACTTTCTTATCTTAATGGTCATTTTGGTTACTTTCAAAAGTGTATTATCTCTACTAATGCTCTTGGGGTTGTTAGAAATGTTAATTTCTATGATAATGATAACAACTTACAAAAAGATTTAAGGCCTCAAGAGATTAAAGATAATTATGATGCTAAGTCTCTAATACCTTCTTTAGAAACCTATTTTCAATTGCATCCTGATTTTTCATACAAATATTTCTTAGGTGATTCTGGATTTGATGCTGATGATAATTATGCTTATCTTCACGAAAAACATATCATGCCTATTATCAACTTAAATTCTCGTAACTCACCTGATTTACCTCAGCCTGGATTTAATGAAGTGGGTGTTCCACTTTGTCCTTATGATTCTTCATTACCAATGGTCTATGATGGTATTACTCGTGAAAAAGGTAGAGCTGATAGAATCAAATACCTCTGTCCAAAGGCTAAAAAAGTTAATATTAAAGGCAAACTTAGCTATATATTAAGTTGTGAAAATCCATATACTAAATCAAAATGTGGACGAATTAAGCAAATTACAGTCCATCATAATTACAGATTTAATTCTTCTATCCCTAGAGATAGCTTAAAATGGCAAAAGTTATATAAACTCAGAACTATATTTGAAAGGTCTATTTGCCAGATTAAAAATTTTATTCAGATTAAATCTTCAAAAGTTAGAAATACTACATCTCTAAAATCTGATGTTTTACTTGCTTGTATTTCTCAACTGATTGCTTTTATTCTTATATTTAAAACTAAAAAGTATGATAATCCTCTTGCTATTAAATCTTTAATTGCTTAA
- a CDS encoding methyl-accepting chemotaxis protein, with the protein MFKFGSFKISKRLYLGFGIILVLMCIAGAFALNGLRTNSKLMDQLYNNTLVVRAATLESNADMIAINRSMKDVVLSRDTQSLDLAIQAIDESDKNIQKNFALIKSHFLGEQEIVDNIYKTYLDWEPIRDETIKFARNGELEKAIENISGKGAEQTASIRKGMDELMDITQKNLERFYNGINTTTKNTIVIFILVLVIAMIVGIAIALLITRSITRPISQFTELAQTVAEGDLTKDVKIKSKDEIGILAGAFNTMIVNLRTIIEKINEVSQNVAATSQQLSASSEESAAASEEVSSTISEVATATSDSAADITESSNLVNEIQYGTNEMLENIQHVNESANVTLKSVEGGLKSLEDAVEKINNIKKSTVETSKTIGRLNESSKQIESIIDVINAISEQTNLLALNAAIEAARAGDAGRGFAVVAEEVRKLAEQSSESTGKIGQLISGIQNQIQSAVISMDENSREVDLGVEIINKSSDEFSNIFNEINEVSNEINKISDIVKVIVENANKVTDNFEHMSAISQQTAASAQQVAASSEEQTAAIEEVASSATNLAIMAEDLIKSIAIFKY; encoded by the coding sequence ATGTTTAAGTTTGGAAGCTTTAAAATTAGTAAGCGTTTGTACTTAGGATTTGGTATAATTTTGGTGCTTATGTGCATCGCAGGAGCATTTGCTTTAAATGGGTTACGTACAAATTCGAAACTTATGGACCAGTTATATAATAATACATTGGTAGTAAGGGCTGCTACTTTGGAATCCAATGCTGACATGATTGCAATTAATAGAAGTATGAAAGATGTAGTTTTATCAAGAGATACTCAATCCCTAGATCTTGCAATACAAGCTATTGATGAATCTGATAAAAATATACAGAAAAACTTTGCATTGATCAAAAGCCACTTCCTTGGGGAACAGGAAATAGTAGATAATATATATAAGACATACCTTGATTGGGAACCTATTCGTGACGAAACTATTAAATTTGCTAGAAATGGAGAACTGGAGAAAGCTATAGAAAACATAAGTGGAAAAGGAGCAGAACAAACCGCATCAATTAGAAAAGGTATGGATGAACTAATGGACATCACACAAAAAAATCTAGAAAGATTTTATAATGGTATTAATACTACTACAAAGAATACAATAGTGATATTTATCTTGGTGTTAGTTATTGCTATGATAGTTGGTATAGCAATAGCTTTATTAATTACCCGCAGCATAACAAGACCGATTAGTCAGTTTACTGAACTAGCGCAGACAGTAGCAGAAGGTGATCTAACTAAGGATGTAAAAATAAAAAGTAAAGATGAAATAGGTATACTTGCAGGGGCATTTAACACTATGATTGTAAATTTAAGAACCATAATTGAAAAAATTAATGAAGTATCACAAAATGTAGCAGCTACGTCACAGCAATTATCAGCATCATCAGAAGAGTCAGCAGCAGCTTCGGAGGAGGTATCATCAACAATTTCAGAAGTAGCGACAGCAACAAGTGATTCAGCAGCTGACATAACTGAATCTAGTAACTTGGTTAATGAAATACAATATGGTACAAATGAAATGTTAGAAAATATTCAACATGTAAATGAATCTGCTAATGTTACATTGAAATCAGTTGAAGGTGGATTAAAGTCATTGGAAGATGCAGTTGAAAAGATAAATAATATTAAGAAGTCAACTGTAGAGACTTCAAAAACTATTGGCCGATTAAATGAAAGTTCTAAACAGATAGAGAGTATTATAGATGTTATAAATGCAATTTCTGAACAAACGAACTTGCTAGCATTGAACGCAGCCATAGAAGCAGCTAGGGCGGGAGATGCAGGAAGAGGTTTTGCTGTAGTTGCAGAAGAGGTAAGAAAGTTAGCTGAACAATCCTCTGAGTCAACTGGAAAGATTGGACAACTTATATCGGGGATACAAAATCAAATTCAATCTGCTGTTATTTCTATGGATGAGAATAGTAGGGAAGTTGATTTAGGGGTTGAAATAATTAATAAGTCCAGTGATGAATTCTCAAATATATTTAATGAGATCAATGAAGTTTCTAATGAAATTAATAAGATATCTGATATAGTTAAAGTTATTGTGGAAAATGCAAATAAAGTAACAGATAACTTTGAACATATGTCTGCTATATCACAGCAAACTGCAGCATCAGCCCAACAAGTTGCAGCAAGTTCGGAGGAACAAACTGCTGCAATTGAGGAAGTAGCCTCCTCAGCAACAAATCTTGCAATTATGGCAGAGGATTTAATTAAATCGATTGCAATATTTAAATATTAA
- a CDS encoding chemotaxis protein CheW has protein sequence MDRQYVTFNLRNEEYGVEIKNVQEITELKEYIKIPNSPKFIVGMVNIRGTITPIIDLKERFNLINENEKKDKRIIIINLDGKQIGFMIDDASRVITLRDEQIDSPPEVISKRISEYITGVGKFDKKLILILNLERILTMEEKEEVLKMEV, from the coding sequence ATGGATAGACAATATGTTACATTTAATCTAAGGAATGAAGAATACGGCGTGGAAATAAAAAATGTGCAAGAAATAACAGAACTAAAAGAATATATAAAGATACCAAACTCACCTAAGTTTATTGTAGGTATGGTTAATATAAGGGGAACGATTACTCCTATAATTGATCTTAAAGAACGATTTAATCTAATTAATGAAAATGAGAAAAAGGATAAACGAATAATTATAATTAATTTAGATGGTAAGCAAATTGGTTTTATGATTGATGATGCATCAAGGGTTATAACACTAAGGGATGAACAAATAGATTCGCCACCAGAAGTAATTTCGAAAAGAATTAGTGAATATATTACAGGAGTGGGGAAGTTTGATAAGAAATTAATTCTTATATTAAATCTAGAAAGGATATTAACGATGGAGGAAAAAGAAGAAGTACTGAAAATGGAGGTTTGA
- a CDS encoding EAL domain-containing protein — MLQCNPERCSCKYKEAFNNKHVPMLIIESKSWNIYDANPAACNYYGYSREKLLAMNITDIVIFPKESIHKEIEEVKAKGRKWFRFKHKLSDGHNRDVEVYSELITYNNQKLLFSVIYDMGYNDKLEKECLLNKVKFEHLFNNTLEAIAIVDKEFKILEINKGFERVFQYGLKEIEGKELTETVCDESLFDDSYGLRGKLSNGNFVKNEVRRKRKDGSLVDVLLRAFQLTVEGETIGFYCIYSDTSKIWLKEKQIENLRYIDSLTKLYNKEFFKQSISRIILGIKDTDEKGFAVVAFGINEYDEIVRALGNEIGDEILKEFARVLKSKTHEDNIAARIGSDVFAVIIPNTKDINKSKVIAELIKNSLDSDIILETYEINITTSVGISIYPDDGLNQMELIENAVLAMNKSMEKAGCITVKFENKLKNEVRELFWLKSNLGKALANKELFLNYQPIIDLITNNTIGIEALIRWTHKELGVVTPMKFIPLAEEIGIIHSIGKWVLYNACNQIKKWQELGYKQIYVSVNVSVLELERLDFTDTVKNILIETGLLPKYLQIEITETSFSRNFGLIKENVRRLREIGVKIAIDDFGTGYSSLEKLSELSINSLKVDRSFINGINKNGEKLKILEMIAALAENLKIDLIAEGVETEEQLKILKMNKCNIAQGYLFSRPVGRGDLEKFLKLKQNN; from the coding sequence ATGCTACAATGTAATCCAGAAAGATGTAGTTGTAAATATAAAGAAGCATTCAATAATAAACATGTCCCTATGCTAATTATTGAATCTAAATCTTGGAATATATATGACGCTAACCCTGCAGCCTGTAATTATTACGGATATTCTAGGGAAAAGTTATTGGCTATGAATATTACAGATATAGTCATTTTTCCAAAGGAAAGTATTCATAAGGAAATTGAAGAAGTCAAGGCGAAGGGTAGAAAATGGTTCAGATTTAAGCATAAGTTATCTGATGGACACAATAGAGATGTGGAGGTCTATAGTGAACTTATAACATATAACAATCAAAAACTTCTATTTTCTGTAATTTATGATATGGGTTACAACGATAAATTAGAAAAAGAATGTCTTTTAAATAAGGTTAAATTTGAACATCTATTTAATAATACATTGGAGGCTATTGCGATAGTTGACAAGGAGTTTAAGATACTTGAAATAAATAAGGGTTTTGAAAGAGTTTTTCAATATGGGTTAAAAGAAATAGAGGGAAAAGAATTAACAGAAACGGTATGTGATGAAAGTTTATTTGATGATTCTTATGGATTAAGGGGGAAGCTATCAAATGGAAATTTTGTAAAAAATGAAGTAAGAAGGAAACGGAAAGATGGTTCACTAGTAGATGTATTACTGAGAGCATTTCAACTAACGGTAGAAGGTGAAACTATAGGTTTTTACTGTATTTATTCAGACACATCTAAAATTTGGCTAAAGGAAAAACAAATAGAAAACCTTAGATATATAGATAGTTTAACAAAACTATATAATAAAGAGTTTTTTAAACAGAGCATTTCTAGAATAATATTAGGTATTAAAGATACGGATGAGAAAGGTTTTGCGGTTGTGGCATTTGGTATAAATGAATATGATGAAATAGTTAGAGCCTTGGGAAATGAAATTGGTGATGAAATATTAAAGGAATTTGCACGGGTATTAAAGTCAAAAACACATGAAGATAATATTGCTGCAAGAATAGGGAGTGATGTTTTTGCTGTTATAATACCAAATACTAAGGATATTAATAAATCTAAGGTCATCGCTGAATTAATAAAAAACAGTTTGGATTCGGATATAATTCTAGAAACATATGAAATTAATATTACAACAAGTGTTGGTATTTCTATCTATCCTGATGATGGTTTAAATCAGATGGAGTTAATAGAAAATGCAGTATTAGCAATGAATAAATCAATGGAAAAAGCGGGGTGCATAACTGTTAAATTCGAGAATAAATTAAAGAATGAAGTCCGAGAACTTTTTTGGCTAAAGAGCAATCTTGGTAAGGCATTAGCTAATAAAGAATTATTTTTAAATTACCAACCAATAATTGATTTAATAACTAATAACACGATAGGAATAGAAGCATTAATTAGATGGACACATAAAGAACTAGGGGTAGTTACCCCCATGAAGTTTATTCCTTTGGCAGAAGAGATAGGCATAATTCATTCCATTGGGAAATGGGTATTATATAATGCATGTAACCAAATTAAGAAATGGCAAGAACTAGGTTATAAACAAATTTATGTTTCAGTTAACGTATCAGTGCTGGAACTTGAAAGGTTGGACTTCACAGATACAGTTAAGAATATATTAATTGAAACTGGACTTCTACCTAAGTATCTTCAAATAGAAATTACAGAGACATCTTTTTCGAGAAATTTTGGATTAATAAAAGAGAATGTAAGAAGATTAAGAGAAATTGGTGTTAAGATTGCCATAGATGATTTTGGAACAGGCTATTCTTCATTAGAAAAGTTAAGTGAATTAAGTATAAATAGCCTAAAAGTTGATAGGTCATTTATAAATGGAATAAATAAAAATGGGGAAAAGCTTAAGATCCTAGAGATGATAGCTGCCTTGGCAGAGAACTTAAAAATTGATTTAATTGCAGAGGGAGTAGAAACTGAAGAACAGCTAAAGATTTTAAAAATGAATAAATGTAATATTGCACAAGGCTATTTATTCAGTAGGCCTGTAGGACGAGGAGATTTAGAGAAATTTCTAAAATTGAAACAAAATAATTAA
- a CDS encoding Spo0E family sporulation regulatory protein-aspartic acid phosphatase — MLHKLESLREDINKMIGLDNRDKNELIKKSWELDKYIVQAMKESYCVVINIRDNKRYDKKDIRIIFQ, encoded by the coding sequence ATGTTGCATAAATTAGAGTCCTTAAGAGAGGACATAAACAAGATGATAGGATTAGACAATCGTGATAAAAATGAATTGATAAAGAAAAGTTGGGAATTGGATAAATATATAGTGCAGGCTATGAAGGAAAGTTATTGTGTAGTAATAAATATTCGGGATAATAAACGGTATGATAAGAAGGATATTAGAATTATTTTTCAATAG
- a CDS encoding AAA family ATPase, with translation MNRTLYVYNYQKINELKLEFSNKHFISFGFIFNMASEIDNIELLDDYFDDCIVDISVLAFDTGYYRFFIERYLYALINKFDNIKFAVVSENKNDLLNRFTYFFSDINEQFSIDTNDNMQVIDPIEHDSLNYSIENIPLVLYNKSMLNNGMKKYKVISIGCLFSGADNLSYKFNSENIKQLLKSEDFQYIDITPVIDLFKIRSDLVLAFEILLRQIYIIKKETSFLICDELLDEIKKYLPFTFRIDNALAMSEIDETKSNDVFLDVEETKRIADLINNSLKGHDEFKKDFEFNLKKFVFLNELKERKIFSIFLTGESGIGKTEFAKMLSDIMYPKQDLIKINFENYSTEGVLNSLIGSPLGYIGSTEGGELINKMKVSKSKIVLIDEFEKATPSVFHFFYELLEDGKFTDRHGIEHNLDGYIIIFTSNMTRKRYIESVPNPLKSRFDMVYCFVELPPNEKERFVIGTATDLISKIFKSTNVTVDISCVSTEMNSLIKNNNLRSIKRKIEDIIIAQYYTNINQ, from the coding sequence GTGAACAGAACTTTATATGTTTATAATTATCAAAAAATAAATGAATTAAAATTAGAATTTTCAAACAAGCACTTTATAAGCTTTGGATTTATTTTTAATATGGCATCTGAAATTGATAATATTGAACTGTTGGATGATTATTTTGATGATTGCATTGTAGATATTTCCGTATTAGCCTTTGATACAGGATACTACAGATTTTTTATTGAACGTTATTTATACGCGTTGATAAACAAATTTGACAATATTAAGTTTGCGGTAGTTAGTGAGAATAAGAATGATTTGCTAAATCGTTTCACGTATTTTTTTAGTGATATTAATGAGCAATTTTCAATAGATACAAATGATAACATGCAAGTAATAGATCCTATTGAACATGATAGTCTCAATTACAGTATTGAAAATATCCCCTTAGTATTATATAACAAATCTATGTTGAACAACGGCATGAAAAAGTATAAGGTTATATCAATAGGTTGCTTGTTTAGTGGAGCTGATAATTTAAGTTATAAGTTTAACTCTGAGAATATAAAGCAACTTTTAAAATCAGAGGATTTTCAATATATTGACATTACTCCTGTTATAGATTTATTTAAAATAAGAAGTGACCTTGTATTGGCTTTTGAGATTTTGCTTAGACAAATATATATTATAAAAAAAGAAACTAGTTTTTTGATTTGTGATGAACTATTAGACGAGATTAAAAAGTATTTGCCATTTACATTTAGAATTGATAATGCTCTTGCTATGAGCGAAATCGATGAAACAAAGTCAAATGATGTATTTTTAGACGTTGAAGAAACAAAGCGAATTGCAGATTTGATTAATAATAGTCTAAAAGGTCATGATGAATTTAAAAAGGATTTTGAATTTAATTTAAAGAAATTTGTATTTCTTAATGAATTAAAAGAGCGTAAGATTTTTTCAATATTTCTAACTGGTGAATCTGGCATTGGTAAAACAGAGTTTGCTAAAATGCTTTCGGATATTATGTACCCAAAGCAAGATTTAATAAAAATTAATTTTGAAAATTATTCTACTGAAGGTGTATTAAACAGCCTTATAGGCTCTCCTCTTGGCTATATAGGTAGTACTGAAGGTGGAGAATTAATAAATAAGATGAAGGTTTCAAAATCTAAAATAGTTCTTATTGATGAATTTGAAAAGGCAACCCCGAGTGTTTTTCATTTCTTTTATGAATTATTGGAAGATGGAAAGTTTACTGACAGACATGGTATTGAGCATAATTTAGATGGATATATTATCATATTCACTTCAAATATGACACGAAAAAGATATATTGAAAGTGTTCCAAACCCTTTAAAATCCAGATTCGACATGGTCTACTGCTTTGTTGAACTACCGCCTAACGAAAAAGAAAGATTTGTAATAGGTACAGCTACAGATTTAATTAGTAAAATATTTAAAAGCACGAATGTTACAGTGGATATAAGTTGTGTTAGTACAGAAATGAATTCTCTCATCAAAAACAACAATCTTCGTAGTATTAAAAGGAAAATAGAAGATATTATAATCGCTCAATACTATACAAACATAAATCAATAA